Proteins encoded by one window of Candidatus Stoquefichus sp. SB1:
- a CDS encoding V-type ATP synthase subunit D encodes MANQVFPTKGNLIATKKSLELAYLGYDLMDKKRNVLIKEMMGLLDDVKMIRDDITDSYEKAYYALQEANMSLGIISDIVEAVPIDEGISVTYRSVMGVEIPKVTYEKTPLRLGYGFERANSKVDYAYRCFYHVKELTVKLAEIENAVYRLANAIRKTQKRANALKNISIPDFEATVKFISEALDEKDREEFSRQKVIKTQKDKQESLKKQGSA; translated from the coding sequence ATGGCTAATCAAGTCTTTCCGACAAAGGGAAATCTGATTGCTACCAAAAAGTCATTGGAACTAGCATATCTAGGATATGACTTGATGGATAAAAAAAGAAATGTTCTAATCAAAGAAATGATGGGTTTATTAGATGATGTCAAGATGATTAGAGATGATATCACTGATTCTTATGAAAAAGCATATTATGCACTTCAAGAAGCAAATATGTCTTTAGGAATTATCAGTGATATTGTAGAAGCTGTTCCTATTGATGAAGGAATTAGTGTGACTTATCGAAGTGTTATGGGAGTAGAAATTCCTAAAGTCACTTATGAAAAGACACCTCTTCGTTTAGGTTATGGTTTTGAAAGAGCAAACTCGAAAGTAGATTATGCTTATCGTTGCTTCTACCATGTTAAAGAGCTTACTGTTAAACTTGCTGAAATAGAAAATGCTGTTTATCGTTTAGCAAATGCCATTCGTAAAACACAAAAAAGAGCCAATGCGCTAAAAAATATTTCTATTCCTGATTTTGAAGCGACAGTAAAATTTATTAGTGAAGCTTTAGATGAAAAAGACAGAGAAGAGTTCTCACGTCAAAAAGTCATTAAAACTCAAAAAGATAAACAAGAAAGTTTAAAGAAACAAGGTTCTGCTTAG
- a CDS encoding RNA polymerase sigma factor: MDKEELFHEIDKAIAGNEEALETLILSVQDLVFNLSLRMLGTFHDAQDATQEILLKVITHLSSFRKESAFSTWVFRIAVNHLKNYKKSMFALQPLSFEFYAQDIEHPQAHDIPDLSQDIEKALLADELKMSCTNVLLQCLDTESRCIFILGTMFKLDSRIAGEILEMTPAAYRQKLSRTRKKVSQFLKEYCGAYGHGNCCCESRIDYAILTQRLNPQNLEYTTALANNQTLLDVKNAMEEVDDLATDFRFLKIYQSPEKTKDFIQKLLKSDSLSTIQNSKMEE; this comes from the coding sequence ATGGATAAAGAAGAATTATTTCATGAAATTGATAAGGCTATTGCAGGTAATGAAGAAGCCTTAGAAACATTAATTTTAAGTGTTCAAGATCTTGTTTTTAATTTATCATTAAGAATGTTAGGAACGTTTCACGATGCTCAGGATGCAACTCAAGAAATTTTATTAAAAGTCATTACACATCTTTCATCATTTCGTAAAGAAAGTGCTTTTTCAACATGGGTTTTTCGAATAGCAGTCAATCATCTTAAAAACTATAAGAAAAGTATGTTTGCATTACAGCCACTCAGTTTTGAATTTTATGCACAGGATATAGAACATCCCCAAGCTCATGATATTCCAGATTTGTCACAAGATATAGAAAAAGCATTACTAGCTGATGAGTTAAAAATGTCTTGTACAAATGTCTTATTGCAATGTTTAGATACAGAAAGTCGATGTATCTTTATTTTAGGAACAATGTTTAAGCTAGATAGTCGGATTGCTGGTGAAATTTTAGAAATGACACCTGCTGCTTATCGCCAAAAATTATCACGAACAAGAAAAAAAGTTTCTCAATTTTTAAAAGAATATTGTGGTGCTTATGGTCATGGCAATTGTTGTTGTGAAAGTCGCATTGATTATGCAATTCTTACTCAACGCTTAAATCCACAAAATCTTGAATACACAACAGCTCTTGCTAATAATCAAACATTATTAGATGTTAAAAATGCTATGGAAGAAGTTGATGATTTGGCAACAGACTTTCGTTTCCTTAAAATTTATCAATCGCCTGAAAAAACAAAAGATTTTATTCAAAAATTACTAAAATCAGATTCATTATCAACAATTCAGAATTCAAAAATGGAGGAATAA
- a CDS encoding V-type ATP synthase subunit F translates to MKFFLISDNIDTLMGLRLVGIEGVVVHTRRDFLEVLQTKMKDSSIAIILVTTKLVDMCPDIISEIKLKQQKPLITEIPDRHGNSKIGETIDGYVSEAIGVKL, encoded by the coding sequence ATGAAATTTTTCTTAATCAGCGATAATATTGATACATTGATGGGGCTAAGATTGGTTGGTATTGAAGGGGTTGTTGTTCATACCAGAAGAGATTTTCTGGAAGTTCTTCAAACAAAAATGAAAGATTCTTCAATAGCGATTATCTTAGTCACGACAAAGTTAGTCGATATGTGTCCAGATATTATATCTGAAATTAAATTAAAACAACAAAAACCTTTGATTACGGAAATACCTGACCGTCATGGAAATTCTAAGATTGGTGAAACAATTGATGGTTATGTATCAGAAGCAATCGGAGTGAAACTATAG
- a CDS encoding V0D/AC39 family V-type ATPase subunit, giving the protein MSSFSSNAILAKARSMYSRRLTEQNYEELLKRRSINDLVAYLKSETAYSDILSELKEVNVHRGQLESLLNKEIFLRLDRLMRFASKKELEFYRLGVTELEIQLILTKTRLIVSDYYTGYELEIPDYLSKYASFDLYGLLAINDYDSLLVVLRGTKYYNALLKYKPVDDKPLDSNMLELELKHIYYAEYVDTVNKLFKGKKRKDLLTMINTSIELQNITKIYRLKKYFNATPEQIRETLYMEYSRIPRSVMYELIETKDASEFLKKLAESPYKLFVDDNEFVYIEYYTEKIQYHLAKRFMRFSTDSALVYMTYRIVYQVEIDNLKHIIEGLRYGEAPSQIESMLIY; this is encoded by the coding sequence ATGAGTTCTTTTTCATCAAATGCGATTCTTGCGAAAGCACGATCTATGTATTCACGTAGATTAACTGAGCAGAATTATGAAGAACTATTAAAAAGAAGAAGCATTAATGATTTGGTTGCCTATCTAAAAAGTGAAACGGCATACAGTGATATTCTTTCTGAATTAAAAGAAGTGAATGTTCACCGTGGTCAGTTAGAATCCTTATTAAATAAGGAAATATTCTTAAGATTAGATAGATTAATGAGATTTGCTTCTAAAAAAGAGTTGGAATTCTATCGATTAGGTGTTACAGAATTAGAGATACAATTAATTTTAACGAAAACCAGATTAATTGTTTCTGATTATTACACAGGGTATGAATTAGAAATTCCAGATTATTTAAGTAAATATGCAAGCTTTGATTTGTATGGTTTATTGGCTATTAATGATTATGATAGTTTATTAGTCGTTTTACGAGGAACAAAGTATTATAATGCATTATTAAAATATAAACCAGTTGATGATAAGCCACTGGATTCTAATATGTTAGAGTTAGAACTGAAACATATTTATTATGCAGAGTATGTTGATACAGTCAATAAATTATTTAAAGGAAAGAAACGTAAAGATTTATTAACAATGATCAATACCTCTATAGAGTTACAGAATATTACAAAAATATATCGTCTTAAAAAATATTTCAATGCAACACCTGAACAAATCAGAGAAACATTATATATGGAATATAGTCGTATTCCACGTAGTGTTATGTATGAATTGATTGAAACTAAGGATGCGAGTGAATTTTTAAAGAAATTAGCTGAGTCACCTTATAAATTATTTGTTGATGATAATGAATTTGTTTATATTGAGTATTATACTGAAAAAATTCAATATCATTTGGCTAAACGTTTTATGCGTTTTTCAACAGATAGTGCATTGGTATATATGACATATAGAATTGTATATCAGGTAGAAATTGATAATCTTAAACATATTATTGAAGGTTTAAGATATGGAGAAGCACCGAGTCAAATCGAATCGATGTTAATCTATTAG
- a CDS encoding ATP synthase subunit C, translating to MNLLMFILPAIAVVLLSLPLVKMFTTKVSKESAKWRLLTHVGGFFGAVALTFCLSMSSAFAADAAIAGTLAQGLGFIAAALSTGCSALGAGIAVAAAAPAAIGAFSENDNNFGKALIFVALGEGVAIYGLLISILIINGL from the coding sequence ATGAATTTATTAATGTTTATTTTACCTGCTATTGCTGTTGTTTTATTGTCATTACCTTTAGTGAAGATGTTCACTACTAAAGTGAGTAAAGAAAGTGCAAAATGGCGTTTATTAACTCATGTTGGTGGATTCTTTGGAGCTGTTGCTTTAACTTTCTGTTTATCAATGAGTTCAGCATTTGCTGCTGATGCTGCAATCGCTGGAACATTAGCTCAAGGTTTAGGATTTATTGCTGCTGCTTTATCAACTGGATGTTCTGCATTAGGTGCTGGTATTGCCGTAGCTGCTGCTGCACCTGCTGCAATTGGAGCATTCTCTGAAAATGATAACAACTTTGGTAAAGCATTAATCTTCGTTGCCTTAGGTGAAGGGGTTGCCATTTACGGATTATTAATTTCTATCTTAATTATTAACGGTTTATAA
- a CDS encoding V-type ATP synthase subunit A — protein MNENVIYSINGPVVTVKDTDAFSMLEMVYVGNARLIGEVISIKKEFTTIQVYETTTGLKPGEPVYATGQPISVTLGPGILRNIFDGIERPLEEIAKESGSFIPTGSHVDPLDKNKLWDVTMVAKVGDQVKGGDIYATIPETDLITHKCMVSPYTKGKVIEVAPNGQYKIDDVVMKIEDEEGKIIECTLTQKWPIKQSRPVTKRLPISMPLVTGQRVIDTLFPIAKGGTAAIPGGFGTGKTMTQHQLAKWCDADIIVYVGCGERGNEMTQVLEEFRELIDPKSNKPLTDRTVLIANTSNMPVAAREASIYTGVTLAEYYRDMGYHVAIMADSTSRWAEALREISGRLEEMPAEEGFPAYLPSRLSQFYERAGYMDNLNGTKGSVTIIGAVSPQGADFSEPVTQNTKRFVRTFWALDKALAYARHYFAINWNQSYSEYIPDLERWFNKNVDPKFLRDRQELASILAEETKLMEIVKLMGSDVLPDDQKLIIEVAKLVRVGYLQQNAFHPDDTYVPLEKQLKMMEVILYMYKRGKEVVNAGKPIRLILETGIFDKVVKMKYDVPNNNLALFDDYYKEIDEAVASID, from the coding sequence ATGAATGAAAATGTAATCTATTCAATCAATGGTCCCGTTGTTACAGTGAAAGATACTGATGCCTTTTCGATGTTAGAAATGGTTTATGTTGGAAATGCTAGATTGATAGGGGAAGTTATCTCTATCAAAAAAGAATTTACAACAATCCAAGTCTATGAAACGACAACAGGATTAAAACCAGGAGAACCTGTTTATGCAACAGGACAACCTATTTCTGTAACTCTTGGACCTGGTATTTTAAGAAATATTTTTGATGGGATTGAAAGACCCCTAGAAGAAATAGCAAAGGAATCTGGATCATTTATTCCAACAGGTAGTCATGTTGACCCTCTTGATAAGAATAAATTATGGGATGTCACAATGGTTGCTAAAGTCGGTGATCAAGTGAAAGGTGGAGATATTTATGCCACTATTCCTGAAACTGATTTAATTACTCATAAATGTATGGTTTCACCATATACAAAAGGGAAAGTTATTGAAGTTGCACCAAATGGTCAATATAAGATTGATGATGTTGTGATGAAGATTGAGGATGAAGAAGGAAAGATTATTGAATGTACTTTAACTCAAAAATGGCCAATTAAACAATCTCGTCCAGTTACAAAACGTTTACCTATTTCAATGCCACTTGTGACTGGGCAACGTGTTATTGATACATTGTTCCCAATTGCAAAAGGTGGAACAGCAGCTATTCCTGGTGGATTTGGAACTGGGAAAACAATGACTCAGCACCAGTTAGCAAAATGGTGTGATGCTGATATTATCGTTTATGTTGGTTGTGGAGAACGTGGAAATGAAATGACACAAGTTCTTGAAGAGTTTAGAGAATTGATTGACCCTAAGTCAAACAAACCTTTAACAGATAGAACTGTCTTAATTGCCAACACTTCTAACATGCCAGTTGCAGCTCGTGAAGCTTCTATTTATACAGGTGTTACACTTGCTGAATATTATCGTGATATGGGATATCATGTTGCGATTATGGCTGACTCAACTTCTCGTTGGGCAGAAGCATTACGTGAAATCTCTGGACGTTTGGAAGAAATGCCTGCCGAAGAAGGTTTCCCTGCATATCTCCCTTCACGTTTATCTCAATTCTATGAACGTGCTGGATATATGGATAATTTAAATGGTACAAAAGGTTCTGTAACAATTATCGGAGCTGTTTCTCCTCAAGGGGCAGACTTCTCTGAACCAGTTACTCAAAATACAAAACGTTTCGTTCGTACATTCTGGGCATTAGATAAAGCATTAGCTTATGCACGTCACTATTTTGCGATTAACTGGAATCAAAGTTACAGTGAATATATTCCTGATCTAGAAAGATGGTTCAATAAAAATGTTGATCCTAAGTTCTTAAGAGATCGTCAGGAATTAGCAAGTATTCTTGCTGAAGAAACAAAATTAATGGAAATCGTTAAGTTAATGGGGTCTGATGTTTTACCTGATGATCAAAAATTAATTATCGAGGTAGCTAAACTTGTTCGTGTTGGTTATTTACAACAAAATGCTTTCCATCCTGATGATACTTATGTTCCACTTGAAAAACAGTTAAAAATGATGGAAGTTATTTTATATATGTATAAACGTGGAAAAGAAGTTGTTAATGCTGGAAAACCAATTCGTTTGATTTTGGAAACAGGTATTTTTGATAAGGTTGTTAAAATGAAATATGATGTTCCAAATAATAATTTAGCTTTGTTTGATGATTATTATAAGGAAATTGATGAAGCAGTTGCATCTATAGACTAA
- a CDS encoding V-type ATP synthase subunit I gives MAIAKLKLLEIEFPAEQYDAVLMKLINTKDFHPELASKFADSVQGLSVLNRENPYADLIARMEEARDNYHLELKNINVDSTRINIIQADTFFCNVLEQVSKIEKVKEDLQNMIEENEATISQLEHMIDAKLDFDKLFSCKYLQIRFGRIPTVNLDKLQYYGAQEFLFMTLHKGTKETYCGYITTQSKAPEIDNIFSSLYFERIHIPEFVHGTPQEALQVLKEEDETAREYLKVLNERIQKLFADNVDEMNHIYSVSKKLNETYDAQKYVVVFGKNAAVYGFAEEKTAKEIKADFETLEDVHVELKPAMGDSRLTPPTKLKNNWFSRPFKMFVEMYGVPSYTDFDPTNLVAISYTFLFGMMFGDIGQGIVLSLVGYFFYKWKGMQLGAVGMRLGISSTLFGIVFGSFFGSEEIFHPIFVPMESENTMPLLMVAIATGVILIIISIVFNIVLNFKKKRWGDLLFSQNGVAGLVFYVSVLLMVANMLVGLDLPLGGPVYIVLLIAMPVVMIFLKEPLTHKLEGEKMFPHGFGAFFTEAFFELFEVMLTFIANTMSFLRVGGFVLSHAGMMMVVYTLAKMVNGGVESLTLAYLLVVIIGNIFVMCLEGMIVGIQVLRLEFYEMFSRYYEGKGKPFVSIK, from the coding sequence ATGGCAATAGCAAAATTGAAGCTACTAGAAATTGAGTTTCCAGCAGAACAATATGATGCCGTATTGATGAAACTTATCAATACTAAGGATTTTCATCCAGAGTTAGCTTCGAAATTTGCAGATTCTGTACAAGGGTTATCAGTCTTAAATCGGGAAAATCCGTATGCTGATTTGATCGCACGTATGGAAGAAGCAAGAGACAATTATCATTTAGAATTAAAAAATATAAATGTTGATAGTACAAGAATTAATATCATTCAGGCTGATACATTCTTTTGTAATGTATTAGAACAAGTATCTAAGATTGAGAAGGTGAAAGAAGATCTTCAAAATATGATTGAAGAAAATGAAGCAACAATTTCTCAATTAGAGCATATGATTGATGCAAAACTTGATTTTGATAAATTATTTAGTTGTAAATATCTACAAATTCGTTTTGGTAGAATTCCAACTGTTAATTTAGATAAATTACAATATTATGGAGCCCAAGAATTCTTATTTATGACTCTTCATAAAGGGACAAAAGAAACATATTGTGGTTATATTACAACCCAAAGTAAAGCTCCTGAAATTGATAACATCTTCTCTTCATTGTATTTTGAAAGAATTCATATTCCAGAGTTTGTTCATGGAACACCTCAGGAAGCGTTACAGGTTTTAAAAGAAGAAGATGAAACAGCAAGAGAATATTTGAAAGTTCTTAATGAAAGAATTCAAAAATTATTTGCTGATAACGTAGATGAAATGAATCATATTTATTCTGTTTCAAAGAAATTGAATGAAACATATGATGCTCAAAAATACGTTGTTGTTTTTGGAAAAAATGCTGCTGTTTATGGCTTTGCTGAAGAAAAAACAGCGAAAGAGATAAAAGCAGATTTTGAAACATTGGAAGATGTTCATGTTGAATTAAAACCAGCAATGGGAGATTCACGTTTAACACCACCTACAAAATTAAAGAATAATTGGTTCTCAAGACCATTTAAGATGTTTGTGGAAATGTATGGTGTTCCATCTTATACAGATTTTGATCCGACTAATTTAGTAGCCATTAGTTATACTTTCTTATTTGGTATGATGTTTGGAGATATTGGACAAGGAATTGTTTTATCATTAGTTGGTTATTTCTTCTATAAGTGGAAAGGTATGCAATTAGGTGCTGTTGGAATGCGTTTGGGTATTTCAAGTACTTTGTTTGGAATTGTTTTTGGATCATTCTTTGGAAGTGAAGAAATTTTCCATCCAATATTTGTGCCAATGGAATCTGAAAATACAATGCCATTATTAATGGTTGCGATTGCAACAGGAGTTATTCTGATTATTATTTCGATTGTATTTAATATCGTTTTAAACTTTAAGAAGAAACGCTGGGGAGATTTATTATTCTCTCAAAATGGTGTGGCTGGACTTGTTTTCTATGTATCTGTTCTACTGATGGTGGCTAATATGTTAGTTGGTTTAGATTTACCATTAGGTGGACCAGTATATATTGTCTTACTGATTGCAATGCCAGTGGTGATGATATTCTTAAAAGAACCATTGACACATAAATTAGAAGGTGAAAAGATGTTCCCACATGGTTTTGGAGCATTCTTTACTGAAGCTTTCTTTGAATTGTTTGAAGTTATGTTGACATTTATTGCCAATACAATGTCATTCTTGCGTGTTGGAGGATTTGTTTTATCACATGCTGGGATGATGATGGTTGTTTATACATTAGCTAAGATGGTTAATGGTGGTGTAGAGTCATTAACACTTGCTTATTTGTTAGTTGTTATCATCGGTAATATCTTCGTTATGTGTTTGGAAGGTATGATTGTTGGTATCCAAGTTTTACGTCTTGAGTTCTACGAAATGTTCTCACGTTATTATGAAGGAAAAGGGAAACCTTTTGTATCTATTAAATAA
- a CDS encoding DUF2798 domain-containing protein, with translation MKKSKLHQFIFTCAMALVMVYAMICYNIALNIGHMTNQIFVLALEELVIMWPIAIVLEWFFVEKLAVSLAMKKVDHQKDSQQYIKLTICSMIVCIMCPIMSFIATLLFKDAGIQIIAVWIETTVFNFPMAFVWQIFFGGAFVRKMESYFIRQIA, from the coding sequence ATGAAAAAATCAAAATTACATCAATTTATATTCACATGTGCAATGGCACTTGTCATGGTTTATGCAATGATTTGTTATAATATTGCTTTAAATATAGGGCATATGACAAATCAAATCTTTGTATTAGCTTTAGAGGAACTGGTTATCATGTGGCCCATTGCGATTGTCTTAGAATGGTTCTTTGTTGAAAAATTAGCTGTTTCCTTAGCAATGAAAAAAGTTGATCATCAAAAAGACAGTCAGCAATATATTAAACTGACAATTTGTTCAATGATTGTTTGCATCATGTGTCCAATTATGAGTTTTATCGCTACTTTGCTTTTTAAAGATGCTGGAATACAAATCATTGCTGTCTGGATAGAAACAACAGTTTTTAATTTTCCGATGGCTTTTGTTTGGCAAATCTTTTTTGGTGGGGCTTTCGTCCGTAAAATGGAGAGTTATTTTATTAGACAAATCGCTTGA
- a CDS encoding DUF2461 domain-containing protein, with translation MTTDNILQYLINLRENNEREWYHSHKKEYQQAQKDFEELLQEFILRISEFDNSVADKNPHDLTFKIVRDTRFSHDKSPYNPSFRAHIGPLGKQPIPVGYYIMIKPGSSFLGAGLFADMFKEATTLVRDYIVEHSDEWQEVIKSLNNEFIVAGSALKNVPKGYDKEHPCAQYLQYKSWYIEYPIDDALLKDPQAFLDLAIEKFKQMKRLNDFLNQALIDFQMPERK, from the coding sequence ATGACAACAGACAACATATTACAATACTTAATTAATTTAAGAGAAAATAATGAAAGAGAGTGGTATCATAGCCACAAAAAAGAATATCAACAGGCTCAAAAAGATTTTGAAGAACTTTTGCAGGAATTTATTTTAAGGATTAGTGAATTTGATAATAGTGTCGCTGATAAAAATCCTCATGATTTAACTTTTAAAATTGTGAGAGATACACGTTTTAGTCATGATAAATCTCCTTATAACCCCTCATTTCGTGCACATATTGGACCACTTGGGAAGCAACCTATTCCAGTAGGGTATTATATTATGATTAAGCCTGGTTCTTCTTTTTTAGGGGCAGGATTGTTTGCTGATATGTTTAAAGAGGCAACGACTTTAGTAAGAGATTATATTGTTGAGCATTCAGATGAATGGCAAGAAGTCATAAAATCATTAAATAATGAGTTCATTGTTGCAGGCAGTGCTTTAAAAAATGTTCCTAAAGGATATGATAAAGAACATCCTTGTGCTCAATATCTTCAATATAAATCATGGTATATTGAATATCCAATAGATGATGCTTTACTTAAAGATCCACAAGCATTTTTAGATTTAGCAATCGAAAAATTTAAACAAATGAAAAGATTAAATGATTTTTTAAATCAAGCTTTGATTGATTTTCAAATGCCTGAAAGAAAATAA
- a CDS encoding V-type ATP synthase subunit B — MSLQYVGLNEINGPLVVLDHVKDASYDEMVELQCKDGSTRLGRIVQIEGERVVVQVFEGTNSLSLANTKTRLLGHPMELPVSREILGRVFSGAGKPIDGLGEIYAEKSMDINGLPLNPVARVYPRNYINTGISSIDCLTTLIRGQKLPIFSGSGLPHNQLAVQIVKQAKVADDEGKGFGVVFAAMGVTNDVAEYFRRSFEEAGVMQRVVMFLNLSNDPIIERILTPRCALTAAEYLAFEHDMHILVIYTDVTSYCEALREFSSSKGEIPGRKGYPGYLYSDLASLYERAGIAKSANGSVTQIPILTMPNNDITHPVPDLTGYITEGQITLDSELNAMGIYPPVSVLPSLSRLMKDGIGEGFTRADHSSVSNQLFAAYAHVQDVKSLTSVIGEDELSAVDKKYMEFGRLFEKFFINQGFNTNRSIEETLDLGWTLLSVLPKGELDRIDNAVLEQFYDHEKAVAQFGLLEDGQIKELQQAVDNG; from the coding sequence ATGAGTCTTCAATATGTAGGTTTGAATGAAATTAACGGTCCATTAGTCGTATTAGATCATGTCAAAGATGCTTCATACGACGAAATGGTTGAATTACAATGTAAAGATGGTTCTACTCGTTTAGGACGTATTGTTCAAATTGAAGGAGAAAGAGTTGTTGTTCAGGTATTTGAAGGAACAAACTCACTATCTTTAGCAAATACAAAAACAAGATTATTAGGTCATCCAATGGAGTTACCAGTTTCTAGAGAAATCTTAGGTCGTGTTTTCTCTGGGGCTGGAAAGCCAATTGATGGACTTGGTGAAATTTATGCTGAAAAATCAATGGATATTAATGGTTTGCCATTGAATCCAGTAGCACGTGTTTATCCACGTAACTATATCAATACAGGAATTTCGTCTATTGACTGTTTGACAACATTGATTCGTGGTCAAAAATTACCTATCTTCTCAGGTTCAGGTTTACCACATAATCAATTAGCTGTTCAAATTGTTAAGCAGGCAAAAGTTGCTGATGATGAAGGTAAAGGATTCGGGGTTGTTTTTGCCGCTATGGGTGTTACAAACGATGTTGCTGAATACTTTAGACGTTCATTTGAAGAAGCAGGGGTTATGCAAAGAGTTGTTATGTTCCTTAACTTATCAAATGACCCTATTATTGAACGTATCTTAACACCAAGATGTGCTTTAACAGCTGCTGAATATTTAGCATTTGAACATGATATGCATATCTTAGTTATTTATACTGACGTCACTTCTTATTGTGAAGCATTGCGTGAATTCTCTTCAAGTAAAGGAGAAATTCCTGGACGTAAAGGATATCCTGGATATCTTTATTCAGATTTAGCTTCTTTATATGAAAGAGCTGGAATTGCCAAATCAGCAAATGGTTCTGTTACACAAATTCCTATTTTGACAATGCCTAACAATGATATTACGCATCCAGTTCCTGACTTAACTGGATATATTACGGAAGGACAAATTACACTTGATTCTGAATTGAATGCAATGGGTATTTATCCACCAGTAAGTGTTTTACCATCATTATCACGTTTAATGAAAGACGGTATTGGTGAAGGATTTACAAGAGCTGATCATTCATCTGTTTCTAACCAATTATTTGCTGCTTATGCACATGTGCAAGATGTTAAATCATTAACATCAGTTATTGGTGAAGACGAATTATCTGCAGTTGATAAGAAGTATATGGAATTTGGTCGTTTGTTTGAAAAATTCTTTATTAATCAAGGATTTAATACAAATAGATCTATTGAAGAAACACTTGATTTAGGATGGACATTATTATCTGTACTTCCTAAAGGTGAATTAGACCGTATTGATAATGCTGTATTAGAACAATTCTATGATCATGAAAAAGCCGTAGCTCAATTTGGTCTTCTAGAAGATGGTCAAATCAAAGAGTTACAACAGGCAGTAGACAATGGCTAA
- a CDS encoding V-type ATP synthase subunit E: protein MQNIDQVFLYMKDEIERQAKNEEKSILDEVKSLEDEAYESMRAEAKRDADLKLKQEEEEMSSNASAEISESHIERTKKLIEKRDEYVKTIFDEAKKKLLAFADSQDYASFMEAKIKKVAPNFEGTHAVMYVAKKDLSMEKALTKAFGHEIKVEASDEIVIGGFMIEDKESSLVVDETLDFALNNQKEWFNKNSGLIIK, encoded by the coding sequence ATGCAGAATATTGATCAAGTATTTCTCTATATGAAAGATGAAATTGAAAGACAAGCAAAGAATGAAGAGAAATCTATTCTTGATGAAGTCAAATCACTAGAAGATGAAGCTTATGAATCTATGAGAGCTGAAGCGAAAAGAGATGCTGATTTGAAATTAAAACAAGAAGAAGAGGAAATGAGTTCTAATGCTTCTGCTGAAATTTCTGAAAGTCATATTGAAAGAACTAAGAAATTAATTGAAAAAAGAGATGAGTATGTCAAAACAATTTTTGATGAAGCAAAAAAGAAATTATTAGCTTTTGCAGATAGTCAAGACTATGCATCTTTTATGGAAGCAAAAATAAAGAAAGTTGCACCTAACTTTGAAGGGACGCATGCAGTTATGTATGTCGCTAAAAAAGATTTATCTATGGAAAAAGCTTTAACAAAAGCTTTTGGACATGAGATTAAAGTTGAAGCAAGTGATGAAATTGTCATTGGTGGATTTATGATTGAAGATAAAGAATCTTCATTAGTCGTTGATGAAACTTTGGATTTTGCTTTAAATAATCAAAAAGAATGGTTCAATAAAAATTCTGGATTAATTATAAAATAA